Below is a window of Impatiens glandulifera chromosome 2, dImpGla2.1, whole genome shotgun sequence DNA.
CTTTTGGCTAATATCATATTCAGTCTTATGCTTTTTCTTTGTATAGTATAGTTAGAACAACTCTATATCCATTTGTGAACATGGAAGAACTTCAAGTGCATCCTTGGGGGCAATAACAAGGGATAAATCAAGATAACAAGCTAGACTTTAATCATCTCACTGATAGCATTAGTTGGGTTATTTTACCAGGATTCCATGTTTAGTTGTTCTTGTATGTACATGATTGGGTTCCCGTAATCCTTTTGAAAAGTGTTACTCAAATTTACTACAGATGTGATTGGAAATGCCAAAATAtgtgtagcctagttggtttcTAGTTACAGACTAATCTTGAATTGTGGCTTCTTACGTACAACCAGACGTttcaaaggaaagaaaaaaatttgagGAAGGAAGAAAAAAGACACTGAAATCTAGGTCAGAGCATCCCCAATGATCTATAGACATTAAAGCATAACAAAACACACACAAAAACACTAAAAAAAAGTGTCCATTGTAGCAGTAAGACGCTTCAAATGGCACCTCAAACAAGCACTAGAAACCATGGGGAACATGCAACCATTACTCATCTTTTATTCTTTGATTAAGTGtcttaactatttattttaaatatatgtggAGTTCTTCTTTTGGATTATCTCTTAAATGCATCAccaatcttattttttattgtaaattagATTGATCTAACCAAGTGgaatttgttttgtttagggATTTCCCGTGTTTTCTTTGGATCAGACTTTGTGACTGTAACGAAATCAGATGATGTTGAATGGGATCTCTTGAAACCTGAAATATTTGCTGCAATAATGGACTTCTATTCTTCTGGTAAACCGTTATTTCTTGATGCAAGCACTGCAGCTGCCATGGACACTGCAATCAATGAAGTATGTGTTCTTACCAAGTTTtacttaattcattttattgttTAGCAGATGCAGAtgaaaaaaaactcataattttttaattagttgagcTATTGCAAACTAGTTGATTACCATCTTGTTGCCGCTTTTGGCAGTCTAGGGTGGCCagcctatttgaaaacactttgtTTCTGTATCTGGTTCCAGATCTAGAATTCACCATTAAATTTCTAAACATTTGTCTTACTAAATGTATTTTCAATTGTGATCTCATCGAGAAAGCTGacaaaaaagtgtttccaagtGAAAATGTTTCTTTGACCTAGATTAATGACCCCCTTTATGCATGTCAGAGACCTAATGTACAAGTTAAAGATCTCAACTATCCTTGTAGCATAGTTTGACGACCACGTTAGGAATTAAATAGTAGGGAAGAGTTAGTGGCATATTAGTAAAAAGGGTAGATGACAATTTATTATAAGTAAGAAGAATTGAGACATTTAAATGGATGTATGAAATATTTGTAGTAACAGTTGTTGAGTAATGAAAATGAATCTCTTTTCTCTTGTCTCCTCGCCTCTCTCTTCTCTGTTTTATGCTCCCCTTTCTCTCCCTAACCCTAAATTCATTTTGATTCGTAATAAATCAAAGCATGTGTTATTAAGCCACTATTGTTATGTTAATTGCTTGTATATAGAAGATTTCACTAAGTTCTCTATCTGTTTCCTACACTTAGGCGGTGTTTGATAACAACTCTATCACTAAATCTAATTGAGTAAGTGCTTATTTGAAGTAAGTTCATTTGATAGTTGTTATTAAAACTCACTTGATTATCTATATTCAACTCAAATTAGCTTAAAACAATAAGCTAGAATATTCAGCTTAATTCAGTAATCTATGGATCAGATGTTTAACTCGGTAATCTAGTTAGAGTGTTCTAAAGACAACTTTAGCCtcttaaattaatcaaattatgtcactataagggtaaaatagtctttaattACTTTCCGACATTATCTGcatatttgatcaaatcaatTTACATATCAAGTAGTTAAAACCCAGATATTTTTCATTTGGTTTCATTCTACacttaatctttaattttatcaaGTAGTCTATTGTTTGTGGTTTGGAAGCTAATATGGGATTTTATACATTGTAAGTTATATAGCTACCAAACTACAAACTCCATgcattactattttttttttcttgggaAAGCTAGACAGACCCTAGCTTTGTTGAAAATACCAACTGAGTTTCAAACAACTGAAATACAGaacaacaaacaattgaattacaaactcAATTGTTTAATCTGTGCCTAAAGAAGCAACGATGATATCAGAAGGAATAATTTGATTTCTAGCTAATTGAAGCAGTTActgtttctttttgtttttgtttttacttGTGGTGGATATATATGAGTATGGAATATGGAATCTAATCTTTGAAGCTTGAGTTGAGTGCAGGAGGATTCAGAAATTGTTGCTATGATTAAAGAGCTGTTGGAGACTCGGATCCGGCCAGCAGTACAAGATGATGGTGGAGATATTGAGTACCGAGGATTTGATCCGTATGTTTGATATTGATATCACTCCATGTGTCCTATATTATGTGACATAAGtcccaatttttaatatttctaagATACAACACTTATCATATTGCAAATTGAATCAActacttttttttaacataagTTTACTTTCTACTAAAATTTACGGCCTTGTTTTGACttgcatatatatttaattaccaTTCTAAGGCtgccccatttggaaacacacCCGGATACGTTTCCAAAAATAGGAATGttgaaaactaaatttagtttgaGATATATTCagatttttgtattttgtttctGTATCTGGAAATAGATCCAGAAACAATAAGTGTTTGAGGCCATAGTGGCATCTTTGCATAAACTACTATTATTGAGggaatatttaagttaaattatgaaataatccATATCAATCTTATGTTTCCATCTTTTGCCCCTTTAGAGACACGGGAATAGTCAAGCTAAGAATGCAAGGAGCTTGTAGTGGCTGTCCAAGCTCATCTGTTACTCTGAAATCTGGGATTGAAAACATGCTAATGCACTATGTCCCTGAGGTAATcattaatatttcattaaattttctGTTAACTATAGTTATCTGATACTGTCCAACTGCATTGGAACACaaatttggttgatgatttcGGAAATGATGAGGCAGCCAAAGTGCTAAGATCTATTCGCAAGTTGCTTTGGTTTCTCAAGCAACTGTAATCTTTGACTTGACTTTCTTTTTTCCCATAAAACACCAAAAACATAATTCAACTAAGTTATCTGTTACTATTTGTTTCCAGATTGTAGGTTTAGATgatgaatcataatatttaggAGATTGGAAAGGAGAATTTGAATTGAGAATCTAAGCGATAAAGATGGGAGATGCCAATATTGTTTTCTTCACAATCTGATACAACAGATTGTGAGCTGGAAAAACTAACAGGCCAAATCTATTACACTATTAAAGCTGAGGGACTTGCTGTTTCTTCTAACAGCCGGTCTTTCTAGAAGATAAATTTGGACCAACCTTATCATTGTATCACCATTGTTGGATCTGGTTAAACCCTTAGAACCCAGCCTAGCTGTAACGTCATAACCCTGTTTCCAAGGTTTTAAGAGTTATATATTACAAATGCTCTTCATATTCATGTTGGACAATCTTTTATAGCATCCCGAGTCGGATAGGATTAGTGTGAACTTTCTCATTGCTTATGCCTTACCCTCTACTTTTCCTGGCTTCTCATGTTATGTCTGCCTGTTcctatatttgttttttattgtttGGAATTGTTGGAGTTTCATTTAGGTATATGGGCAAATATATGCATGTTTTGGTCAAAACTCAAAAGCCACCATCATATCTTCCTTTGATTTACTCCCATTCATATTATAGACCAAATCATTATTTTAGacctttatatttatcaaaatgtcTTGAATATGTATGATATGGTATGAGAAAGTCGCATCATCCATGGGGAACATTACTAGTTAAAACAAGTGATGACATTGTTTGCTATAAGTTACACAAATAGAAACTCCAAACTGAACGCTATACCAAACTAAAAAGAATTCCGCCAAATCTCATCTGTGAAGACTCAATTGTCTTCTCACTGTTCCATCGATCTCAAAAGTGGTCTGGTTCACGAGAATATGGGTTCCTTCACGTTTTCAGTTATTGTGCAGGTAAAATGCGTGGAACAGGAAATGgacgatgaagatgaagaagcaAGCTTACCTGGTTAAGTATTCTATGGAGTTTTTGTTTTGTAATGTTTGTTTGAGAGAGCATTTTGTCAAACCAACTAAAGCTATAGTAATAAGTAATATTGCTGGCATTGAtaaactcatttattattcgtcgtataataaaattatttatcttgatGTTAATCAAACATTGACGTCTTATATTGGATATGTTTGTTTAACGTTAAGTATAGTTAAAGTAGCACTTTTGTATTAAAAAAGTTGTTTTTCGGACATATTGCAATTACATTACTTGTATTAAAATGTAACAACAGTTTTTctataatcataataaatatgaataattattattgtttttgattatttatttgatattggtAGTCGGTAGGGatgaaaataaatgattaaaatttgataCTTGCGGGCATTCCACACATGAGTAATTCAAAACCGATTTGGTCAGGTGAAGAGAGGGTTGGGTCAGGGTTAAAGAGTAAATTGAAATACCCGGGATGAATATTTGTTGATAAGGACACAAAATTTCATACCCGTccatacataaaaataatttgtgtatatattaaaattatccttATGGAAGATTTgtaacttttctttttttagtgtCACTTCTCTCTCATTTTAAATTTagccattttatttattttttaattgataaactaTATCAAAGGTAAGattattgatagaaaaattagaaaatctGATATTTTTGGGGATTTTCATTGAATACAAGGTTTGTCAcaatttaggttttttttttggaattttgtcaaaaaaaaataataaaaaaaactttgtttaatgaaaatataggttatttgattttttttaatgttaaattattatactatttttttgtatttaaaagttttaaatataaaattatgatgtTTAGTATTTTGAGTGATAAAATAAgtgattataattaaaattagagtGATATAaagagaatttataaaaaaaattgggtaaagtataaaaaaaaataaaaataacccaAGGCCTTGTTCTTATtcaggtttttcaaataacccaacaaaattaattatcacaTCACTCCATCTCTCATCTATCAAATCAATTagttcattaaccaaaatactaaaataccttttattttaaattattattatttattttatttatatatataaatagtctttttaccaaaaaaaaacatcatcattttttcaaaatcatcacttataatcattattttctccctctaagttatttaaataacctgtaATGAACAAGGTCAatggacgaatctatgtaggggctcgggtgggctgaagtcaccccaatttttttttttaatttttttattttacggtataaatatgacattaccctaaatttcttaaaaaaaaattaatataattcattgattttttatctaattattaaaaaatggtaaaattttacttttatatacttgttttttttcaaaattttctcgttattattttaagccaactataattttttttcaaatccacCCTAGTTCGAAATTCTGGGTCCATCCCTAACAAGACCCAAGATCAAACTAGGGTTTTGTTCAGATTGATGTTTTGAAAAAcctagagagaaaaaaaaataatgattgatgatgattttaaagaggtgatgattatttttgataaaaatacttaaagggtattaatatatatgaataaaataaaaaataataatttaaaatagaaggtattttagtattttggttaataaaatgagtgatttaATTGTTAAGAAgttatttattagaaaattgattttaaataaaatttttaaaaaaccaaaaagaaaacaaagcctaagaagttaaatttaatactttaataacattattaagatatttaattaattaaactaaattatttttattaaattaaatataaaattattctatactattatattcaaataattcaaggCCTTGTTCgaattcagttttttttaaaaacttagagggagaaaataaataataattggtgataattttgagaaggtgataattatttttagtaaaaaaactcaaaagttattaatatatataaataaaataaaaaataataatttaaaatataaaatattttagtattctaattaatgaaatgagtgataaaattattaagaatttattaatttaaaaattaattttaattgagtgtttgtaaaatccaaataaaagaAGCATAAAGTAGATGTTCCTTACTTTATGATTAAATTAtgaatagaaataaattaattttaattataaaaaataaatattaaataaaaaacatatatttacattttttctaAGAGAGATTGGTTTGGTCGGTCCCACATTGCGACAAGACAAAGAGAATCATACTACATCATTATCGCTGGTGAAAGACACGTGAcacaagaaataaaaaaaaaaaaaaaaagtgttcgCGCGTCCATCATCAAACCCTCTCTCTAGctaccttcttcttcttcttcccctaTGATGCCCTAATCCCTCTTTTTATCAAAATCTTGAAATTCCTTACTTGAATCGTATGTTTCCATCATGAGATGAGATTCACTCAACTCCTCCAATCTACCTTTCTTTTCTCCCAACACCCACCAACCTTTTCGTCTTCTTAATGTTCTCTTTACATTCAAAAAAACCCTAGAACCCACACCATGGAGGGCTCGCCGGAGGATCTAGGTGCCCCGCCTGATTCCTGGGAAGTGGCGGACCTCGATGCCAGCATGAGCAGATTGTtgctctcttcttcttcctcctccaaCAAAAAGGAATCTTCTCCAAACCCATCTTTGTCTTCATTCGATTCCGCTTCTCTTGAACTCTCCGATGTTTCGCCTTCTTCTACTGTTCCAACTGATAATAAATCCAAGGGTGTTTCAGAAGATTTGATCAATTCAGTCGATCAGTTTCTCCGCGAAgctttgcaaaaccctcgggaGAGGCTTTCAGGTCAGCTCATTACGCCTTTTCTCAACTTTTTAATCTTCTTGAGCTTGGTTTTCTGATATGTCTAGCTGATCTTGGTACGGGTTTCTTGCTTCAAGTGCTGGTTCAATGTAATTAGTTTTTCACTGTTAGTTTCACAATTCCTCATCAATAATTTTGCATAATATTTTCTTGAAATTCCCGGGACCAATGAAGTAGCTAAAACAACCCAAGTTAGTTCCCAAAGGATTGCTTTGATTggggattatttaaataaccaactGGTTATTTCCAAAATGTCCTTATTAGGTGGGTAAAATGATAAAACAATGTCCTAAAtggttataataaaaataaagtaaggatTCTGTTGTTGATTTTAGTGATGTTATGGTAAGAGTGGATAGTCATTTATTTGGAAATACCTCACATCAAACATGGCCTtcacttttaaatttaactatttgTTAAGTCCAGTAGGAACAATTCTGTCACCAGAGTTATGCTTCCTATGCTTCATCTCACTTTCTATCAACCAATATTTCCTTCTTCAAGCTGTTGAACCTTAccagaaaaaaaatattagtgggTTTCTTTGTTGATGCCATGTGAAAGATTTGAAAACTGTAAGTGTTTTTTTCTCAAATGTTTCATGAATGAGTAGTGGAGTAATCTTTGATTATTTGGGAAACAGAAGGTTACTtcagaaaattaaattatatgcatatttgattgaattttaaaacatttcttCCTAACTAAACATGTCTGTACAAGTCCATGGAATGAATTTGTAACTTAACCTTCTAACAATTTTCATCTCGTAATGTCCACTATATTCTTTTGAAATGATTTAGTGTTATTCTGGGACAGAACATTTGCATGTCTCATCACCCTTAATCCAATTTTATTCTAACAAAGCCACAACTATTGTTAAAAGCACATAACTATGTTTCAAATATCAGTTGATCATGAAATAGtttcattctttaaaaaaataaatcagcTGATCATAGAATTTTATTAACATGGAATTGAGGTGTAGTATTGAAATAAAAGATATGATATATCCCACGGATTATGATATTAGAATCACATcttataatataagataattatGATATGATTGAAGATAATGTTATGTGATAGATTTAATCAATACATACATAGTACTACCTTGTAGTATAGAGATACAATTTGTTATTCTCAATCTGTTTTCTGCAAGTTGTATTAATTGGCCACCATCAATTCCAGTATCGCACGCTCATAAAACCCAAATAACTTTATTTGTCTTATTCTAGTTTTTGAAGTAGCACTTGTATTACATAGAATTTGGTATCTAATTGCAGATATTCACATGTTAACAAAAGTGTATACTATACTAAAAGAGAAGAGATATTTTGTAAACACTACTAATTTAGTGCACATTTTTTAGATCCCATTGATCAATGTAAATTGAGTAACAATAACCCAAGACATGGTCTTGTGATTGGAGTTAGTTCCTAAATAAAAGGTTCAAAGTTTTAAATGAGAAATTGTGACATGTGTAAACATTCTAAAtattcttgtctttcctctccATTACCAGCCTCATTTGTGCTCATTGTGCCATTGTGGTTCTCTTGATACCCCATATTCATTTTTATCATGTTCGCAATTTTGTTTATCTTTTTAACAATTCTTGTGATTTGTGTATGCCGTCTATGATTAAATATATGACATTCCTTTTGATATGTCTGCTGCTTAAGAAGTTTATGTTCGACATACTTCTAAAACTCTTTTGTTAATTGTCCAGTCCTGAGG
It encodes the following:
- the LOC124927648 gene encoding nifU-like protein 4, mitochondrial, producing MMKGIGKVISSAIINKTFCNRIGTRYASTRLLFFSSSAILPSQIHPELANLTPSTSSSSFPRSKLGLFTGQRRTMFIQTQSTPNPSSLMFYPGKQVMEIGSADFPNARSAMNSPLAKSLYGIDGISRVFFGSDFVTVTKSDDVEWDLLKPEIFAAIMDFYSSGKPLFLDASTAAAMDTAINEEDSEIVAMIKELLETRIRPAVQDDGGDIEYRGFDPDTGIVKLRMQGACSGCPSSSVTLKSGIENMLMHYVPEVKCVEQEMDDEDEEASLPG